From a region of the Daphnia pulicaria isolate SC F1-1A chromosome 1, SC_F0-13Bv2, whole genome shotgun sequence genome:
- the LOC124335416 gene encoding lachesin-like: MNSIRLLALVCFVTWRAVQTVQAFGMMTPSFAENVPNITVVAGKDVVLPCIVDNLEHFKVAWVRVDTQTILTIHTKVISRNPRVGLAQSSKRHWYLRLKNVEPSDRGYYMCQINTDPMEHSKGYLEVLVPPNIVDSGTTDGVVAREGSNVSLSCRATGHPEPNITWKREDGSEFIYNGVAVSAVESEVLQLTKASRLHMGPYLCIASNGVPPSVSQRIPLKIQFPPMLWIPNQQELAYNGQDVVLVCHIEAYPKSINYWTTAKGDMIISGDKYEAISSDDSYRVYMRLKIRSVGLADFGAYKCVAKNSLGETDGTIKLYEIPNPHTTFGITTTTTYRQTTTEPAIRHAKKKERKRAKPNKGNSNNSPAIQNEVTDDNNHGDVVEDEAPQPTTGPTYYGTIDSREQPSSSFAMSTSLKSRQCCVSNILMCCVAYCFVVHQFIASFSV, translated from the exons CCTTCGGGATGATGACACCGTCGTTCGCCGAGAACGTGCCCAACATTACGGTCGTCGCCGGCAAGGACGTCGTTCTGCCCTGCATCGTCGACAATTTAGAACATTTCaaa GTGGCGTGGGTACGAGTCGACACTCAAACCATTTTAACAATTCATACCAAG GTAATCTCGCGCAATCCGAGAGTTGGCCTAGCCCAAAGTAGCAAACGTCACTGGTATTTACGACTGAAGAACGTGGAGCCGAGCGACCGCGGCTACTACATGTGTCAG ATCAACACGGACCCGATGGAACACAGCAAAGGCTATCTGGAAGTCTTGG TGCCTCCTAATATCGTTGACAGCGGGACGACGGATGGGGTTGTGGCTCGCGAGGGATCCAATGTCAGTCTGTCTTGCCGGGCCACCGGTCACCCGGAACCCAACATCACCTGGAAACGGGAAGACGGCTCGGAATTCATCTACAACGGAGTTGCAG TCTCGGCAGTCGAGAGCGAGGTGCTGCAATTGACCAAAGCCAGCCGGCTTCACATGGGCCCTTATCTTTGCATag CGTCCAACGGCGTCCCACCCTCAGTGTCTCAAAGAATTCCGCTGAAAATTCAAT TTCCGCCAATGTTATGGATCCCCAATCAACAAGAATTGGCCTACAACGGGCAGGACGTCGTTCTCGTGTGCCACATCGAAGCCTATCCGAAATCGATCAATTACTGGACGACGGCCAAAGGCGATATGATCATTTCAG GTGACAAGTACGAAGCGATTTCGTCGGACGATTCCTATCGCGTCTACATGAGACTCAAGATCCGCTCGGTCGGATTGGCCGATTTCGGGGCTTACAAATGCGTGGCCAAGAATTCACTCGGCGAAACGGACGGGACCATCAAACTCTACGAGATCCCCAATCCGCACACGACTTTCGGCATCACCACGACCACAACCTACAGGCAAACGACGACAGAACCGGCCATCCGACACGCCAAAAAGAAAG AGCGGAAAAGAGCTAAACCGAATAAAGGGAATAGCAACAATTCGCCCGCCATTCAGAACGAAGTCACCGACGATAACAATCACg gtgacgtAGTGGAAGATGAAGCTCCGCAACCAACGACCGGACCCACTTACTACGGAACTATCGACTCGCGGGAGCAGCCCAGCAGCTCGTTTGCAATGTCGACCTCGTTAAAATCGCGTCAATGTTGCGTCTCAAATATTCTCATGTGTTGCGTCGCTTATTGTTTCGTCGTTCATCAATTTATCGCAAGTTTCTCtgtataa